One Tubulanus polymorphus chromosome 5, tnTubPoly1.2, whole genome shotgun sequence DNA segment encodes these proteins:
- the LOC141905640 gene encoding scavenger receptor cysteine-rich type 1 protein M130-like, which produces MEGFMTILLLMCATVHSMPQPDSVFITRTNQGLMGQVFVYDSRNPRKLYPVCSEAFEQEAADIFCGKYTQNSDVTAIILHGDGITYNNENDDIETSARVVVYSHSVRYLDCFESKTLMQCDFDVVNEYCGRSAGHTNLYAHVLCLNRNISETDLGLKISLDKSETGASDNWGKLIVSHLGIRGEFCTDKLIPDQIANVTCRQLNYTGGAALAVKSRPRSGIDRFRFTAGSLDCNGHERALSDCTQSRGQWPFEAGTEICNNDNNKLISYGAVCYQGQRHNEFELRLRDGPSHWSGRLEMFYNRKWGTFCDLNSKTDRLKPRSGFAETACRLLGYRSGFGVGHSLFGRGTGPILMETRTCNSADTSLLTCTDFASNWNDVTMECRTKRLELGVVCYKNVRLRSHRAVNAISYMRQYGHVEQWVNNEWRSICSRGWDKDDALVTCRELGFRTGSVVPQQYFSSMQDLPVENMLLSGVKCSGYEKSLSECSYDLVKQCDDDSLAFVVCSNDTGENGLSLLLVDTNKTESHRGKIGHLLVTVNNRQGYICPTMWDDTAASAACRSLNYAGGVAVKMDIYPAGSRSYIISDVDCSRSSDAGFRGCDYTDNPPPSCNQYEPAAAHCYTRLHDLFEFSIDNEEKSDEIAAPPYGRVMLTYRGLTGSLASLNIDQSYLNELADSICKQIGGFTTGEIKTTVHSYPNEGPVWMIPKNIKQCRKSNNSAYDALKTCAYYISTDDNYQRAAHQHDVTISCHRNVRLYQSQGLSYKPYGLLQVYETRLAQPGWMPVCLDYTWSSKQLAAVCSILGRPFGALIEQLPHLLATVHTNSSSATDLRCADTECLFKTVERCYQFVFLRCSPSAHFEENPWAPVQIEDKTWKPVLIEYSTMNVSSAGQKSRNCGVVFLTLILILLI; this is translated from the exons ATGGAAGGGTTTATGACAATTTTATTACTGATGTGTGCGACTGTGCACTCGATGCCTCAACCGGACAGTG tttttattaCTCGCACGAATCAGGGATTGATGGGACAGGTGTTTGTATATGACAGTAGAAATCCGCGTAAACTATATCCGGTCTGTAGCGAGGCTTTCGAACAGGAGGCAGCCGACATCTTCTGCGGTAAATACACACAAAACAGTGACGTCACCGCTATAATTCTCCACGGCGACGGGATTACTTAcaacaatgaaaatgatgacatCGAAACGTCGGCACGGGTTGTGGTTTATTCGCATTCAGTACGGTATTTGGACTGTTTTGAGTCCAAGACGTTGATGCAGTGTGATTTTGATGTAGTGAATGAATATTGCGGTAGAAGTGCCGGACACACGAATTTATACGCGCACGTTTTATGTTTAAATCGTAATATTTCTGAAACTGATTTAG gtttgaaaatttcgcTGGATAAATCAGAAACTGGAGCGTCAGATAACTGGGGTAAACTGATTGTCAGCCATCTTGGAATTCGGGGCGAATTTTGTACGGATAAACTGATTCCCGATCAGATCGCTAATGTGACCTGTCGACAACTTAACTACACAGGGGGCGCTGCACTCGCTGTTAAATCACGGCCTCGATCTGGTATAGATCGGTTTCGATTTACAGCGGGAAGTTTAGACTGTAACGGACACGAGAGGGCGCTGTCTGACTGCACCCAGTCCAGGGGTCAGTGGCCATTTGAAGCTGGAACCGAAATCTGTAATAATGACAACAATAAACTGATTAGTTACGGCGCTGTTTGTTACCAGGGGCAACGTCATA ATGAGTTTGAGTTAAGATTGAGAGATGGTCCCTCTCACTGGTCGGGACGGTTAGAAATGTTCTATAACCGGAAGTGGGGAACTTTCTGTGATTTAAACAGTAAAACTGATCGTCTGAAGCCCCGATCTGGTTTCGCCGAAACTGCCTGTCGTCTGCTGGGATACAGATCCGGATTCGGAGTCGGGCATTCGTTATTCGGAAGAGGCACCGGACCTATTTTGATGGAAACGCGCACTTGCAACTCAGCGGATACATCTCTCTTGACTTGTACAGATTTTGCCAGTAATTGGAATGACGTCACGATGGAATGTAGGACCAAACGATTAGAACTTGGTgtcgtttgttacaaaaaCG TTCGTTTGAGATCTCATCGCGCGGTGAACGCTATATCGTATATGCGACAGTACGGTCACGTGGAACAATGGGTTAATAACGAATGGCGATCGATATGCTCACGTGGTTGGGATAAAGATGACGCGTTGGTCACGTGTCGTGAACTCGGGTTTAGAACTGGTTCAGTCGTACCTCAACAATACTTCTCATCAATGCAGGATTTACCAGTCGAGA ATATGTTATTGTCGGGTGTGAAATGTAGCGGTTATGAGAAGTCATTGTCTGAATGTTCGTatgatttagtgaaacaaTGCGATGACGATTCTTTAGCATTCGTTGTCTGTAGCAACGATACAGGTGAAAATG GTTTATCTCTGTTATTGGTCGATACAAATAAAACTGAGTCACATCGAGGTAAAATCGGGCACCTGCTCGTTACTGTAAATAATCGACAGGGATATATCTGCCCGACAATGTGGGACGATACAGCCGCCAGCGCCGCCTGTCGGTCGTTGAATTATGCAGGGGGCGTGGCAGTGAAGATGGATATTTATCCAGCCGGTTCGAGGAGTTACATTATATCGGATGTAGATTGTAGTAGATCTAGTGATGCTGGATTCAGAGGATGTGATTATACTGATAATCCTCCTCCGAGTTGTAACCAATACGAACCGGCAGCAGCTCACTGTTACACACGTCTACACG atttatttgagTTTTCGATTGACAATGAAGAGAAAAGCGATGAGATAGCAGCGCCACCTTACGGTCGGGTGATGTTAACATATAGAGGTCTGACGGGTTCATTGGCCTCGTTAAACATCGATCAGTCGTATCTCAATGAATTAGCTGATAGTATCTGTAAACAGATCGGTGGCTTCACTACTGGGGAAATAAAAACTACAGTTCATAGTTACCCGAATGAAGGCCCAGTTTGGATGATcccaaaaaatataaaacaatgcAGGAAATCGAATAACTCTGCATATGACGCGCTTAAAACATGCGCTTATTATATTAGTACTGATGACAACTACCAGAGGGCGGCACATCAACATGACGTCACAATATCCTGTCATAGAAATG TTCGACTGTATCAGAGCCAGGGATTATCCTATAAACCATACGGATTATTACAAGTGTATGAAACACGTCTGGCGCAGCCTGGATGGATGCCTGTTTGTTTAGATTACACGTGGTCTTCAAAACAATTAGCCGCCGTTTGTTCCATATTAGGACGACCGTTCGGTGCCCTCATTGAACAGTTACCCCATCTGTTGGCGACTGTACATACTAATTCATCGTCTGCCACCGATTTGAGATGTGCTGATACTGAATGTTTGTTTAAAACAGTGGAACGATGTTATCAGTTTGTGTTTCTCAGATGTTCGCCTAGTGCGC ATTTCGAAGAAAATCCCTGGGCACCAGTCCAAATAGAGGATAAAACCTGGAAACCAGTCCTTATTGAATACTCCACGATGAATGTTTCCTCTGCCGGTCAGAAATCTAGAAACTGCGGCGTCGTTTTTCTGACACTGATTTTGATTCTgctgatttga
- the LOC141905582 gene encoding MSL complex subunit 3-like isoform X1 — protein sequence MMLGRGVKYQFSAGECVLCFEPDSSKARVLYEAKVLETSIGKDESGKRIPEYLIHFQGWNNSWDRVVGEYLVLKHSVENQLLMKKITSVVRKVRGNKNRIKKINSILKHTLPADNKIMTAVAGGDEEDDESSEEEETDDDTDTDIELNTMRTNSTSDEGDAGASHETHSSSSSDDSPTFTLNIPSALKKVLDEDFVKIQKQKQIIHLPQQNNVITILESYAKDYAINTIVSTGDRGRLHRENNQQTQRNITLCNEVMDGLRILFDFLLPTNLLYNPERPQYENIINEFKPKLIKREISGVSECEADLTGTLLSPPSTSSPRQSRSRTAAAAKNYTPATVTTETKTTPKHRGQKRDYDLTGLRESSESSETPVKRVTRQSEKNRSPGEESIAIPVAPSSGYKRTKPVAVAERVSRRVNKPVTITTATTIVSDSSTTTTVITDKPVEHSAAAGGSSSLKTGINDILDWKLIPDEVYSYTPAPPTLIYGTQHLLRLFVKLPDVISMMNIPHNKRKVLLSHFEQLLDYISEHREELLHKSAYISQ from the exons ATGATGCTGGGCCGAGGTGTGAAGTATCAATTCAGCGCTGGAGAATGTGTTTTATGTTTCGAACCAGATTCTTCTAAAGCTCGTGTTTTATACGAGGCAAAG GTATTGGAAACTAGTATCGGTAAAGACGAATCTGGTAAAAGAATCCCTGAatatttgattcattttcaaggTTGGAATAACag TTGGGATCGTGTTGTAGGTGAATACCTTGTATTAAAACATTCCGTAGAAAATCAActattaatgaaaaaaattacatcaGTCGTAAGAAAAGT aCGCGGAAATAAAAATCGaatcaagaaaataaattcgataTTGAAACACACTTTACCAGCggataataaaataatgacAGCTGTAGCCGGGGGTGATGAGGAAGATGATGAGAGTAGCGAAGAGGAGGAAACTGATGATGATACTGATACAGATATAGAGTTAAATACTATGAGAACTAACAGCACTAGCGATGAG GGTGATGCTGGTGCCTCTCATGAGACTCACAGTTCCAGCAGTTCAGACGATTCACCAACTTTTACTCTCAATATTCCATCAGCTTTGAAAAAAGTTCTAGATGAAGATTTcgtaaaaatacaaaaacaaaaacag ATAATCCACCTCCCGCAACAGAATAACGTTATCACGATATTAGAAAGTTACGCTAAAGATTACGCCATTAATACGATTGTATCGACTGGAGATAGGGGGCGCTTGCATCGagaaaataatcaacaaaCGCAAAGAAA TATAACCCTGTGTAATGAGGTTATGGATGGTTTACGGATTCTATTCGATTTCTTGTTGCCTacaaatttattatataaccCAGAGCGACCTCAATATGAAAACATCATCAATGAGTTTAAACCGAAATTGATTAAACGAGAAAT TAGTGGAGTATCAGAATGTGAGGCTGACCTCACTGGAACTCTCCTCTCACCTCCATCGACCTCCTCACCTCGTCAATCTAGATCTCGTACGGCAGCAGCTGCTAAAAACTACACCCCGGCAACAGTTACTACGGAAACCAAAACAACTCCGAAACATCGCGGTCAGAAACGTGACTACGATCTGACGGGACTCCGAGAGTCGTCGGAGTCATCAGAGACTCCGGTTAAAAGAGTCACTCGTCAATCTGAGAAAAACCGGTCCCCGGGAGAGGAGTCGATCGCGATACCGGTGGCTCCGTCTAGCGGGTATAAACGTACTAAACCTGTAGCGGTAGCCGAGAGAGTTAGTCGCAGAGTGAATAAACCGGTTACTATAACAACGGCTACAACAATCGTATCGGATAGTTCTACTACAACTACAGTAATCACTGATAAACCTGTAGAACACTCAGCTGCCGCAGGTGgatcatcatcattaaaaacaGGAATTAATGATATATTAGACTGGAAACTTATACCAGACGAGGTTTACAGTTATACACCAGCGCCACCTACACTTATATACGGAACTCAACATTTACTCAGATTATTCG TTAAACTCCCCGATGTCATCTCAATGATGAATATTCCTCACAACAAACGTAAAGTTTTACTCTCACATTTTGAACAGTTACTCGA TTATATCTCGGAGCATCGTGAGGAGTTACTGCATAAATCAGCTTATATCAGTCAGTAG
- the LOC141905582 gene encoding MSL complex subunit 3-like isoform X2 codes for MMLGRGVKYQFSAGECVLCFEPDSSKARVLYEAKVLETSIGKDESGKRIPEYLIHFQGWNNSWDRVVGEYLVLKHSVENQLLMKKITSVVRKVRGNKNRIKKINSILKHTLPADNKIMTAVAGGDEEDDESSEEEETDDDTDTDIELNTMRTNSTSDEGDAGASHETHSSSSSDDSPTFTLNIPSALKKVLDEDFVKIQKQKQIIHLPQQNNVITILESYAKDYAINTIVSTGDRGRLHRENNQQTQRNSGVSECEADLTGTLLSPPSTSSPRQSRSRTAAAAKNYTPATVTTETKTTPKHRGQKRDYDLTGLRESSESSETPVKRVTRQSEKNRSPGEESIAIPVAPSSGYKRTKPVAVAERVSRRVNKPVTITTATTIVSDSSTTTTVITDKPVEHSAAAGGSSSLKTGINDILDWKLIPDEVYSYTPAPPTLIYGTQHLLRLFVKLPDVISMMNIPHNKRKVLLSHFEQLLDYISEHREELLHKSAYISQ; via the exons ATGATGCTGGGCCGAGGTGTGAAGTATCAATTCAGCGCTGGAGAATGTGTTTTATGTTTCGAACCAGATTCTTCTAAAGCTCGTGTTTTATACGAGGCAAAG GTATTGGAAACTAGTATCGGTAAAGACGAATCTGGTAAAAGAATCCCTGAatatttgattcattttcaaggTTGGAATAACag TTGGGATCGTGTTGTAGGTGAATACCTTGTATTAAAACATTCCGTAGAAAATCAActattaatgaaaaaaattacatcaGTCGTAAGAAAAGT aCGCGGAAATAAAAATCGaatcaagaaaataaattcgataTTGAAACACACTTTACCAGCggataataaaataatgacAGCTGTAGCCGGGGGTGATGAGGAAGATGATGAGAGTAGCGAAGAGGAGGAAACTGATGATGATACTGATACAGATATAGAGTTAAATACTATGAGAACTAACAGCACTAGCGATGAG GGTGATGCTGGTGCCTCTCATGAGACTCACAGTTCCAGCAGTTCAGACGATTCACCAACTTTTACTCTCAATATTCCATCAGCTTTGAAAAAAGTTCTAGATGAAGATTTcgtaaaaatacaaaaacaaaaacag ATAATCCACCTCCCGCAACAGAATAACGTTATCACGATATTAGAAAGTTACGCTAAAGATTACGCCATTAATACGATTGTATCGACTGGAGATAGGGGGCGCTTGCATCGagaaaataatcaacaaaCGCAAAGAAA TAGTGGAGTATCAGAATGTGAGGCTGACCTCACTGGAACTCTCCTCTCACCTCCATCGACCTCCTCACCTCGTCAATCTAGATCTCGTACGGCAGCAGCTGCTAAAAACTACACCCCGGCAACAGTTACTACGGAAACCAAAACAACTCCGAAACATCGCGGTCAGAAACGTGACTACGATCTGACGGGACTCCGAGAGTCGTCGGAGTCATCAGAGACTCCGGTTAAAAGAGTCACTCGTCAATCTGAGAAAAACCGGTCCCCGGGAGAGGAGTCGATCGCGATACCGGTGGCTCCGTCTAGCGGGTATAAACGTACTAAACCTGTAGCGGTAGCCGAGAGAGTTAGTCGCAGAGTGAATAAACCGGTTACTATAACAACGGCTACAACAATCGTATCGGATAGTTCTACTACAACTACAGTAATCACTGATAAACCTGTAGAACACTCAGCTGCCGCAGGTGgatcatcatcattaaaaacaGGAATTAATGATATATTAGACTGGAAACTTATACCAGACGAGGTTTACAGTTATACACCAGCGCCACCTACACTTATATACGGAACTCAACATTTACTCAGATTATTCG TTAAACTCCCCGATGTCATCTCAATGATGAATATTCCTCACAACAAACGTAAAGTTTTACTCTCACATTTTGAACAGTTACTCGA TTATATCTCGGAGCATCGTGAGGAGTTACTGCATAAATCAGCTTATATCAGTCAGTAG
- the LOC141906028 gene encoding uncharacterized protein LOC141906028, whose product MSFSTGRGRGILAKMYSSSSSSTQRSPGRLKSISDENNNNSNNKDGTSMVTMETAGAVVDRCSCNRPIKSVLCQACGHCFKGRLRLVCLEHPNLIHLMDLECCPNADCQANNNLKEFN is encoded by the exons ATGAGTTTCAGCACTGGACGAGGTCGCGGTATTTTGGCTAAGATgtatagcagcagcagcagctcaACTCAGCGCTCACCG GGTCGACTGAAATCCATCAGTGACGAAAACAACAATAACAGCAATAATAAAGACGGGACGTCGATGGTTACTATGGAAACAGCAGGTGCAGTGGTTGACCGATGTAGCTGCAATCGTCCAATAAAGAGTGTTTTATGTCAAGCATGCGGCCATTGTTTTAAAGGCAGATTAAGATTGGTTTGTTTGGAGCATCCAAACTTGATACATCTAATGGACCTTGAGTGTTGTCCGAATGCTGATTGTCAGGCAAATAATAATCTGAAGGAGTTTAACTAG
- the LOC141905205 gene encoding leucine-rich repeat-containing protein 49-like yields MYHYNKSRNINSSSRQTVTPKESQIFGPHLGLHASGSAVSDRSTYKQNSSDVRSRESSLISSEVAGNNQLIRKYGTSSDHHQQQQQQQVPNHIPAVSDKLGNVPYRHRANNKLKSVSTAIAHDLTDYIVDTLGEDNASYIRRQSAPSMLIPLKSSKAPPVQIPGDRVIFAESPSAPGIPIVYRTPDERNANPDRLNLDRRRLSVCPILEGEDQLRLLNYQHNLIIKIQHLNSLKKLIFLDLYDNQIEEIGGLNYLRSLRVLMLGKNKIRKIENLDALIKLDVLDLHGNRIKHIENLNHLLELRVLNLAGNEISHGDNLNGMDALAELNLRRNKITTVTDVENLPNLQRLFLSFNEITSFEDISCLSESNSLTEISLDGNPFCQEQFYKQTVLRQLPRLKQLDMKRVTEEERRVAAVMARKEEEKKKETNKAALLKEKRKLAINNAKRQWEVAQTTLQKTKRKMPDLYANHVATVPNTQQQQQQQQRPGSATGAVTADLELKSFRSSADSRPVTGSSNNTTLIDSRPGTGSNSTSSADKEPIVLSKLSLTSTTAGSLSHLAELDGDTLNLYGIGSLDALDRNWGIQAAAAINTVAFKFIDFDEIVQHLHKIRARFPSVHTLIFSATNIQNLHQINALACVRRLDCLTIELEGNPVAQFNLWKIYTIYRLAHFSLRKLNDEEVTAGDVLNAERLFGPVGQITTSKLTQNRLQLLVGENRRMKYEEMKGRKSPEVKSGTESVSRAGLNYQCTETAKNKRQEMLCRMDYAKLYIRDISLDAIEVDKKRSVLRNIWPDLILELISTAVIEMYDQKTCMKKLFEELEKS; encoded by the exons ATGTATCATTATAATAAATCACGTAATattaacagcagcagcagacaaACTGTCACCCCTAAAGAG aGTCAGATATTTGGTCCACATCTTGGTCTTCATGCTTCAGGATCAGCTGTTTCAGACAGATCAACTTATAAACAG AATTCTAGTGACGTTCGAAGTCGTGAATCAAGTTTAATTTCAAGTGAAGTCGCTGGAAATAATCAATTAATACGTAAATATGGCACCAGCAGTGATCatcaccagcagcagcagcagcagcaggtacCGAATCATATACCAG ctGTTTCTGATAAATTAGGGAACGTTCCCTATCGACATCGAGCTAACAATAAACTAAAGTCAGTTTCCACGGCGATAGCTCATGATCTTACCGATTATATCGTCGATACTCTCGGAGAAGATAACGCTTCCTATATTCGACGTCAGAGTGCGCCATCTATGTTAATACCGCTGAAATCGAGTAAAGCGCCCCCTGTTCAGATTCCTG GAGATCGAGTGATATTTGCTGAAAGTCCGTCTGCACCGGGGATACCTATTGTTTATAGAACTCCTGATGAGAGAAACGCTAATCCTGATAGACTGAATTTAGACCG GAGACGTCTATCCGTCTGTCCGATTTTGGAAGGAGAAGATCAGCTACGATTGTTAAACTATCAGCACAATCTCATCATCAAAATACAACATTTAAACAGCTTAAAAAAACTCATATTCCTTGATTTATACGACAATCaaatagaagaaattggaGGTTTAAATTATCTGAGGTCGCTACGAGTTTTGATGCTCGGCAAAAATAAAATACGTAAAATAGAGAATTTAGACGCATTGATTAAACTGGATGTGTTGGATCTACACGGAAACAGA attAAACACATTGagaatttaaatcatttactcGAGTTAAGGGTTTTGAATTTAGCCGGGAATGAAATTTCACACGGTGATAATTTAAATGGAATGGATGCATTAGCAGAACTGAATCTTAGACGCAATAAAATCACTACTGTT aCTGATGTTGAAAATCTACCAAATCTCCAAAGATTATTCCTcagttttaatgaaattaccAG TTTTGAAGATATCAGTTGTTTATCGGAGTCGAATTCATTAACTGAAATCTCTCTGGACGGGAATCCATTTTGTCAAGAACAGTTTTATAAACAAACAGTTCTCAGACAGTTACCGAGATTGAAGCAGTTAGATATGAAAAGAGTTACT GAAGAGGAACGAAGAGTTGCAGCCGTGATGGCGAGaaaagaagaagaaaagaagaaagaaaCCAATAAAGCTGCTCTTCTTAAA GAGAAACGAAAGTTGGCTATAAACAATGCTAAAAGACAATGGGAGGTCGCGCAGACAACTCTACAGAAAACTAAACGTAAAATGCCTGATTTATACGCAAATCATGTAGCTACAGTTCCTAAcacacagcagcagcagcagcagcagcagaggCCAGGCAGTGCTACTGGAGCAGTCACAGCAGAtttagaattaaaatcattccGCAGTAG CGCTGACAGTCGTCCTGTAACTGGTAGTAGTAACAATACTACTCTGATTGATTCTCGACCTGGTACTGGTAGTAACTCTACCAGCAGTGCCGATAAAGAACCAATTGTTCTTAG TAAGTTAAGTTTGACGTCTACGACTGCCGGCAGTTTGTCTCATTTAGCTGAATTAGACGGTGATACATTAAATCTATACGGTATCGGATCTTTAGACGCGTTGGATCGAAACTGGGGAATTCAAGCTGCAGCTGCTATTAATACGGTCGCTTTTAAATTCatcgatttcgatgaaatagTTCAACATCTACATAAAATCAGAGCCAGATTCCCTTCAGTTCAC ACATTGATTTTTAGCGCTACAAACATTCAGAATCTACATCAGATAAATGCTTTAGCTTGTGTTCGTCGTTTAGATTGTTTAACTATTGAATTAGAGGGAAATCCTGTAGCTCAATTCAATCTATGGAAGATTTATACCATATACAGATTAGCCCATTTCTCTCTACGCAAACTCAACGATGAAGAG GTAACTGCTGGCGATGTGTTGAATGCTGAGCGGTTATTCGGCCCAGTTGGACAGATAACTACATCTAAACTAACTCAAAATAGACTGCAATTATTAGTGGGTGAAAACAG ACgtatgaaatatgaagaaatGAAAGGACGTAAATCGCCTGAAGTGAAATCAGGAACGGAATCAGTATCTCGAGCTGGATTGAATTATCAGTGCACGGAAACAGCGAAAAATAAACGCCAG gaGATGTTATGTAGAATGGATTATGCTAAATTATATATACGCGATATTTCCCTTGATGCAATAGAGGTTGATAAAAAGCGGTCGGTTTTGAGGAATATTTGGCCGGACTTGATTCTGGAACTGATTTCTACTGCCGTTATTGAAATGTACGATCAGAAAACTTGTATGAAAAAGTTATTTGAAGAACTAGAAAAATCATAG
- the LOC141905262 gene encoding NAD-dependent protein deacylase sirtuin-6-like — MSVNYSSGLSEYAHKGKCGLAEVFDSVEEIERKVCELSELVRNSGYLVVHTGAGISTAAGIPDFRGPRGVWTLEEKGEAPSFNVTFDEARPTLTHMALVALEQAGYVKYIVSQNVDGLHLRSGFPRNKLSELHGNMFVEECDKCSTQYINWKSVSTMGLKNTGNPCVMKKPRGICRGNLTDTILDWEDNLPESDLLNAELNAKQADINLCLGTSLQIVPSGNIPLLNRKINGKLVIVNLQPTKHDKKCHLKINAYIDDVMLKLCENLNIKIPEFKTVQYKLKSEHKPVTKTSGNIRQKCIIRDGIKTDSEPAENDSKLVEIDSKPSETDSKPAEIGSKPSETDSKPAEIGSKPVEIDSKPAETDSKPAEIGRKSTITPHHKHLIINGLESDSKDFKINSADFTETENHIQIKRRISTEIKTECVENNSKIKKNE, encoded by the exons ATGTCAGTAAATTATTCATCGGGACTTTCTGAATACGCGCATAAAGGCAAATGTGGATTGGCGGAAGTATTTGATTCTGTTGAAGAAATCGAGAGGAAAGTCTGTGAATTATCGGAATTAGTTCGGAATAGTGGATATTTAGTGGTTCATACCGGGGCCGGTATCAGTACAGCAGCTGGAATTCCCGATTTTAGAGGACCAAGAG GAGTTTGGACACTCGAAGAAAAAGGTGAAGCTCCAAGTTTTAATGTTACATTTGATGAAGCTCGACCAACATTGACTCATATGGCTTTAGTTGCATTAGAACAAGCAG GTTATGTAAAATACATCGTAAGTCAGAATGTAGATGGATTACATTTACGTTCAGGATTCCCTAGAAATAAACTTTCAGAATTACATGGAAACATGTTTGTGGAAGAATGTGATAAATGTTCGACTCAG TATATCAATTGGAAATCCGTTTCTACAATGGGTTTAAAGAATACAGGAAACCCGTGTGTAATGAAAAAACCGAGAGGAATTTGTCG cggAAATTTAACAGATACGATTCTAGATTGGGAAGATAATTTACCAGAATCTGATTTGTTAAACGCTGAATTAAATGCAAA GCAGGCAGATATCAACCTGTGTTTAGGGACCTCGTTACAAATAGTTCCCAGCGGAAATATTCCATTATTGAACCGGAAAATTAACGGAAAACTTGTCATCGTTAATTTACAACCGAcgaaacatgataaaaaatgtcATCTTAAAATCAATGCgtatattgatgacgttatGTTAAAACTGTGTGAgaatttaaacattaaaatacCAGAGTTTAAAACTGTGCAATATAAACTGAAATCAGAACATAAACCAGTGACAAAAACTAGCGGGAATATCAGACAGAAGTGTATTATACGTGATGGAATTAAAACAGACAGCGAACCAGCAGAGAATGACAGCAAACTAGTGGAGATAGACAGCAAACCATCAGAAACAGACAGCAAGCCGGCAGAGATAGGCAGCAAACCATCAGAAACTGACAGCAAACCAGCAGAGATAGGCAGCAAACCAGTTGAGATAGACAGCAAACCAGCAGAAACAGACAGCAAGCCAGCAGAGATAGGCAGAAAATCAACCATAACTCCTCATCACAAGCATTTAATAATAAATGGTTTAGAATCAgattcaaaagattttaagataaattCTGCTGATTTCACAGAAACTGAGaatcatattcaaataaaacgcAGAATCTcaacagaaataaaaactgaatGCGTAGAAAATaacagtaaaattaaaaagaatgaataa
- the LOC141905263 gene encoding uncharacterized protein LOC141905263, giving the protein MSEAQVPVPEAALAADPGLAAMNQCLESNLADEALQSLPVVASEMSVMQTLQLSELHKHQLIVQHKKQEYEKECELLEDAQHEDCRITRQLWLIQDDINKKTRNSHLLHSNLNEYLSDAQAWKGHVATQKLLHKQINTENEKYSKMISKFTVKLQQSEKHDPITEQCEQLENELQQCEQLKIDQPEILLENEDKIAEEIHELNKQIESEKTEIKKLADQIELETMKNKQMRQQFDVAKKRNSAQLKRLKRQSKETESLNKHLQDRIQHLTSRIQQQ; this is encoded by the exons ATGTCAGAAGCACAGGTGCCTGTACCAGAGGCTGCCCTTGCTGCCGATCCAG GTTTAGCTGCAATGAATCAATGTCTAGAAAGTAATTTAGCAGATGAAGCTTTACAAAGTTTACCAGTGGTCGCCAGTGAAATGTCTGTCATGCAAACATTACAACTTTCCGAATTACATAAACATCAACTTATTGTACAACATAAAAAG CAAGAATATGAAAAAG AATGTGAATTATTGGAAGATGCTCAACATGAAGACTGTAGAATTACCAGACAACTGTGGCTGATTCAAGatgatatcaacaaaaaaacaagaaattctcATTTATTGCATTCAA atttaaatgaatatttatcaGATGCACAGGCCTGGAAGGGACATGTCGCTACACAAAAACTATTgcataaacaaataaacac GGAGAATGagaaatattcgaaaatgatttcaaaatttaccgTAAAACTTCAACAATCAGAAAAACACGATCCGATAACTGAACAATGTGAACAGTTAGAAAACGAACTTCAACAATGTGAACAGTTAAAAATAG ATCAGCCTGAAATATTGTTAGAAAATGAAGACAAAATAGCGGAAGAGATTCatgaattgaataaacaaaTCGAGTCTGAAAAAACTGAGATTAAAAAACTGGCAGATCAG ATCGAGTTGGAaacgatgaaaaataaacaaatgagGCAACAGTTTGATGTGGCGAAG AAGCGGAATTCTGCTCAATTGAAAAGATTAAAACGACAATCGAAGGAAACCGAATCATTGAATAAACATCTACAGGATCGAATACAACATTTAACATCGAGAATTCAACAACAATGA